The Equus asinus isolate D_3611 breed Donkey chromosome 25, EquAss-T2T_v2, whole genome shotgun sequence genomic sequence AGCTGCCTTTCTGCTAGACATAGTCTTCTGCCACCAAGATGCTCATCATCTCGTGAAGAAACCAGACACATCAGCCAAGAAGTGCAGTATTTGTAGGTTCTATAAAAGACGACTGTTGGGGGGGTCCCAAAGTGGGTCCTTTTACCTGGGGTGGTGGTGAGAGTAGAGCCTGGTAAGGCAGATGGAGACATTGGTGTTTGAGCTAAATACGATGGAAATATTAGTAGATGTTTAGAATACAAAAGGACTAGGgatgggtggggagagaggagcaggaaagAGCATTCTGAGAAGAGAAAAGTATTCttagaaaaggcatttgaaatGAAGCAGCAGCTTATATTGAGAGTAATTGTGAGGAGTAGGATGTAGCAAAAGGCTTCTTAGTAACTGAAGACAGATTGGCATTTGATGTATCTTTACCAATAATCCCCCTTTACTCTTGTCTAGTACCCAATAATTGATAACCTAGTGATGCTATATTGATTACATTTTATGAGACTGAGCATCCATTTAAGCAGGACTCTCCATTTGCTATGGTGGCAATTGTCTGAGAGTTTACTATGATTAAAAAAGTAGTTGGTTTAGTTCTGCACTAAActcagaatattatttttattgtatgtgTTGTAAGAGAGCTGGCAAGCCTTTCAGAGGCCCCAAATTCTCTGTACAAGCAGAAGTACCATTTGCTTAGCCTAGTTTTTATTCTGCCAATGAAACATGCACATATTACTACTTAACTGAAGAAACATCATCAAATTTGCAAAATGTAAAAAGAGTTAAAGTGGATATATAGCTTTACTTTGCGTCATTATACCCACTCCTTTGTTTCCACACATTTTCCATTTATGCATTTCCAACTCCAACCTCTCTCTGTATCCCTCTATGTCTTGACATCTCCTTGCATGTGCATTCAATGTTCTCCATCATTATCCTTATtgtgtttgctttctcttttatcttttaatgcCTCTGTTAAAGGTGGTTGCAAACAGAATTGGAGAGCTCTTCTGCTCTATCTAGTATCaacttttctttgttctctctgacACTGTCTTTAGGTGTCCTTGTTTCTTCACCTGCTAAACAGCCATGTGCTGACAATCTGTGATACTATTTTTTGCCTTTACCTTTACCCTAGTTGACACATAGGTATTATGTGGTTTAAATATGCATCTGATTTATTGAAGCTGGGCTTAAGGAGGAAAACTCAGTGGTATCCTAGTGACAGGGTAAAACAGTGACTACTTCAATTTTTGAGGGTAGAGGTCACAAGACCATAAGAATTCATCAGGAAAGATTAGAAGATAACTCAGATGACAAATATTGTCTCCATTTCAGGGAGGAGACCTGGGACCTCTGACTATTATAGTGATGGGAGGGGGACTAAAATGAAGATTGTGAAATGACATGAAAGGAGAAGTCTCTTATTGAATCTGTTGAAAACATACATCTCTGCAAACAGAGGACAAGTATTTATGTTCTAGCTCTCAGGATCAGGGCATCCCTAAGACACCAGTAAATTCCTTTTAAGGTtcagcaagccagggccccaaAGGATCTCATACTACAGTAAAAAGGATCTCATAGTACAGTAAAACATAGAGTGCCTCTCTGAGTATCTGTAACTCAAGATAACTTCACGTCATTATATATCTACTTCCAGAGGCTTCTATTTCTAGACAACGAGCtatgaatcctggttctgccattttcAAGCTTGGGACCTATAACAAATTGCTACCTctttgaacttttattttcttggttataaaataatgataataatatgtGCCCcagggttcttttcttttttttttttattaacattagcacctgagctaacagctgttgccagtcttctttttttctttctttcttcttctacttctccccaaccacccccccgcccccgccccagtacatagctatatattcaaGTTGTAGGTCCTTGGCTTTGCTacgtgggatgcagcctcagcacagcttgatgagcggtgccatgtccgcgcccaggatccaaattggtgaaaccctgggccaccgaagtggagcactcgaacttaaccactcgggagggggccggctccccCACAGGGCTATTTTAAAGAGCAAGGGAGTTAATATATGTCAAATTCTTAGCCAAGTGACATTTATGCAGAAAGTGCTCAAGGAATCATCTCTAGACTTATGTGTGTTCTTCAAGTTGCCTCCATCTCTTTCATTAAGGCGTTCGTATATACTGTGATCCCTGTGCCTCTAAGTATCCTTCACATAATCTATTCAACTTCCAGTTTGCACCTTTTacacttctgtatttttttaaaatctgtaactTCATCTCTATTTTTGCTCTATAGCTCATTATACctatcttaatttttatattttttgtagatatctATATACTAGACTCTCTTTTGATAGCTTTATATCAATTTTGTAAATCACTAGATTTTTGTCACTTGTTCCTAgatttatatcattatatttctggCTATGTATATTTCAACCTACAGGGTTTTCTAAATAGCCCCATATATTTATAGATACTGTTGAAAACTCTAACACCTAGCCTCATTGTCATATTACTTTCTGGGCCCTCTCCTCTGACCCTTCTCCCACTTCTCTTTGTAAAAAACAGGAAGCAGGAATTCACAAGGGTTGCAGCGCTCTTTGGTCTCTGGAGTGGACAATATCATTTCTTCTCCAGTGGTTGAAGATGTGGAAACCAAGCCCAGTTTCATGCCATCTTTccactcatctatccatccatttatcaaCAGACTCATATTGTCAGGAATCtaaagatacaaagatgaacaagatagAGATTGTCCCTTCAAGAAGTACACATTCTATCAAGAAATGAGTGGGAGACACAAAGCTAATAGGATTCAATAATTTGTATTCTGATGGGGTCAGCTGGTctatgttttctgttttccttctctacTGATTTCCTGACTATCTTCTAGGCCAACCTCAAGCCCAGGGCTATCCAAGTTCAGAGCACCTTGGCTGAATTGTGTGATGAGAGGAATAATTTCTCTGTTGTAATGGAAAAAGTCCTGGTCTGGGACCAGAGCTACCTGGAGTCTTGTCTCTTCAAGGCAGTCATTTGCTTTAGGTCCCCACAGGTTCATTTGTCTGGGATTCAGAGTCCTCTTCTGTAGAATGACAGGGTGGGACCGGACTATTCCTGGGGGTCTTTGTAGCTCTCATCTTCTGAAGGTCTACGATCCTACTCAGGTTTGGAATGGTATCTGGAGAATCCTTTGGAATGAGTGATAGGATCCAGAATTCCTACTCTGAAGTCAGGTTGATCTGGGCAGACTTCCCCATAGGAGGGATTTCGTAGACATGATTGGCATGTGCTCTGTAGGTCACAAAGCACTTTCATACCATTATCTGATTTTATCTTTGTGAGAAACTGATGAAGCATCTTCACTGCCATCTtcatatgaggaaactaaagcccagagagcTAAATGGCGAATTAAGTGCTAAGTACTTTCGATTAGTTATCTCACTTTAGAttaattacctcatttaattcacacaataatcctatgacttttctaattcttcttcttcctcatttcattctttctcttcttctttattcttcatccttctcctctttctcttccttcttcttcttctttccattttttttttccattttatagataaggaggCCAAGGCTCATGGAGGTTAAGTAGCTTTCACCTCATTAGCAAGTACTAGAGCTCCGATTAAATCACAGATCTGTCTTAACGGAAATCTCTGCTCACAAGCTTGGTCAGAATCTTAAATGCCTCTAGGGGCTGGAGGgttacataaacaaatgaaatgacCCAGGAGGATGGATTATTTCACTTTCCTttaatttcaccaaagaaaaataagaccacAAGTAAAATAATGAAAGGGAATTCACACTTTACATTTCATTGTAGATATAGTAAAAAATGATGGAGAATTGTAGAACATAAAAGTATATCTCCTATCTAAGAAGGACAGCTGTAAATCAGGTTGATGGAAGGTAGGCTCACCTAAGCCAGAAATTTTGATTTTAGAAGAAAAGTTAGATATCTGGAATCTTAAGtaaaatttctctatttctaaatACCAAAGATTACTTACAAATTTATGTAGGCAACAGATAAAAAGTTATCCCATCTTGTCTGTATCTGGTTCACAGGATGCcagtttattatttctgtccTGCACTGCGCTGTTTTCAAGGGCCACTCCATAGCATtagctgagcacctgctgtaaAGCCATCAGGCTACCCAGCTCAGGACTGGGATGCAACAGCCAGCCATCGATCCAGCTGCGCCTGTTGCTTGTGGTTAGCATTTACTGTGAGCAGATGTTCgatattttgaatatcattctTGGCTGGATGCTTTTGTATAAAATAATTGTCTTAGTCCTTACAACAACTCAGGAAAGAAAACTTAAttctcttcattttgcagatgagtaaaTTAATACTCAGGTAGGTTTTAACACAGCTGTAAATAGCCAACCTGGAATGTTAGACTCAGCTCTGACCCAATGTTCTCTTCATTCTGTAGAGTTGCCTCGCTCTTTGAGGTGATTTTAATTGCTTTGAGTCAGGAAACTTATCCTCTTTTGTATCTATCTGATTAGAATCTGAGACGAGGAGGAAGGTAGGGGCCTGGAGAGAAGATACCTTTGCCACCCCTCATCATCCCCACCACCAGATCTGCTAGAGATGTAAAAGAAACCAAGagggtggagaaagaggaagaaaacaagaatCTGCTCCTTCATAGTCCAGAAGTGTCAACACTGGGGCAGACACTCCTGTACTCTGTAGGTGACTGCAACAACAAGCATATAGGGAGGGGACCAGCTGCTGGAATGCCAATTTGGGTGATGAGCCAGGCAGATGCCAACGAATTGTCTCATGGTCTAAGCCAAACCCAGAACCATTTATATAAAGACAGCCCTCTGTCCAGACACCTCAGCCTGAATGACTGCTTGCCTGTGAGGAGGGTGAGTCTAAACGTTTGGTACTGGGATTGGGATGGGGATGATGCTCAGGGGTACCCAGATTCACAAGGGTGAGGCATAGTGAGGGGAGAAACTGGGAGCAGGGGAAGAGCAGTACATCTGCCTGAGAGAAAAGTCTAGTGGACTTTTGGAGACATAAGAAGAATATCCATGGAGTTTGTGTGAAGAACTGGGTCACAGAAGTCAGCATATTTGCCTTTGATAACATGGCTTCATCCTCAGGTACCATTTTCCTTCATCAGGACCTCTCTCATTGGAAAATATGCATACGTAATTTACACTTTGTGACCAGAGTTGTGTGTAGGAGGGTTACTTTCCCCAAGGGCATATGTATTTAGATATCCTGCACAAAAGGAGAATGGAAGGCTTTGCCCTTTATTAGAAGCGTTTTCAGCATTTCAGAAGTTTACTGAGAACTGTTTTGAGCTAATAGTCAAATCAGCCCTCCTGCTGTGCTGGTTTCTTGGCTGCCTGTACATGAACAGGCAGATTTGGGGAGAGGGCGCAAGAGTGTGGACTGCCCTCTGCTTCTCCCTGGCTAAGTGTGTTGTTGGTTAGTATGCCTGCACCCACCTGattgtaatgtttctgctgagtAGAGCTTTACATGGGGCTGAATGTCAGTCTTGGAATTTAGGAAGCTTGTATTTTCTGGATTATAACCACACCCTGCCTCTCAGAAGGGCCAGGGGGAAAATATTTCTGGAGCTAGCCAATTGTATCACTTCAGGTTATTAATGACAGCAACCTCCCTGGGCAAGTTGTCATGTTGGTTCTGAGCCTTTCCAAAGCTGACATGTTTTGCATATGTCCATGCAGGCCTGTTTAAACAAATTCACCCAAAAAGATTGAATATAGAGACACAAATGTTTCATGTTGGGTTTGAGCTGCCCAATAACTGACTGGATCCTTCACTTTCCAATAGATGCTCGAAGTGCAGACTATTCCAGAGTGCTTTTTCCCATCTGtgcatttttatatgtttgtacatatctgtgtgctgccagcacgCGTGTGTGAGGATGTCCAAGCTCCTGTGAGTGTGGAGTCTCCACTTTGGGCTATGGCCTTGGGAGGACTATGTTATTTCTACTTTCTGCAGAGCTCCCTCTCACCACTTAGGACCTGGGAAAGTGATGGGAATCCTCTTGTCATCAGCAGCCTCTTGTGCTGGACACTGGTATGCCCACTCTCCAAGGGGAGACCCTGGACACCTGCAACCCTGGCTGTGCCTTTGAAACTCCCTTAGGTCAGGACCTCAGTGTGACATTTGTGTGACCTAAAGACGACTAATTTTGAGTTTGATTAACTCAATAAGGttgagggtggaggaggaaaggtCAGGGAAGAAACAGGGTGTCTTCCCCTAGGTCCTGACGCCTTCTCCCCAACAACTCTCACCCTCCTGACCCTGGTCTTTCTACCCTCAGGTCCCGCCCACCTGCCTGCATCAGAACCATGTGTGACCAGCAGCAGATTCAGTGTTGCCTGCCACTCCCCAACTGCTGTGCGAAGGGTTCCTTCTTCTGCCCTTCCCAGGCCCCCTGTGCCAAGAGCCAGCTGGTGGTCCAAGTCCCTTGTGAGGTGCAAATTGTGGAATGCCCCGCACCATGCCCAGCTCAAGTTTCCCAGGTGAAGTGCCAGGCTCCACGCCAGTCTAAGACGCTACAGGTGAAGTCTCAGGCACCATGCCAATCTGAGACCAAACAGGTGAAGTCCCAGGCACCATGTCAGTCTGAGACCACCCAAGTGAAGTGCCAGGCTCCATGCCAGTCTGAGGTTTCCTATGTGCAATGTGAAGCTCCATGTCCTGTTGAGACCTGCTACGTAGAATGTCCTCCAGTTTGTTACACAGAAACTTATCTGGAATGCCCTATCCAGACTTATATACCGTGTCTAGTTCCTCAGCCTGCCCAGACTTACATAGAGAGTCCCCCAGTGTGCCAGATTGAGGGATTTTCCACCCAGGGCCCATATCAGGGCTCCTACAGCAGCAGCGCCCCCCAGCGTCAGTCCCGGGCTGCATTTAGCGCTTACGCACCCCAATACCAGATCCAGGACTCTTACCGGAGCTTCACCGCACAGCGTCGCTCTCAGAGCACCGGCAGATGCCTCCCTCCTCGCCAGCTGCAGCCTTCTTACCGCAGCTGTTCCCCACCACGACGTTCTGAGCCCCACTACAGCAGCTGCCTGCCATCAAGACGCTCTTCAGGTTCCTATAACTACTGCACCCCACCCCGCCGCTCTGAGCCCATCTATAACAGTGACTGTTCTCGGGGTCCTTCTTCAGGCGGCTCTCAGAGATGCGGACCCAAGTGTCGAATAGAGATTTCCTCCCCGCGCTGCCCCAAGCAGGTTCCCCCACAAAAGTGTTCTGTTCAGATTCCTCCCATAAGACGCTGCTCTGAGAGTTGTGCCTCACGACCCTCCTGGGGTACCTCCTGCCCGGACCTGAGGCCACGTGTAGAGCCGCATCCACTCCCAAGCTTCCGTCCACCCCGGCGTCTGGACCAATGTCCAGAGCCATCACTACCGAGATGTCCACTTCCTGTCCCACGTCCATATCCACGTCCAGAACCATGCATAAGTCCAGAGCCCCGCCCATGCCCTCCACCACGGCAACTTTCAGAACCCTATCTGTGTCCGGAACCACGTCCAGCCCCACGTCATCGCCCAGGGCAGTGTGAGCTTCCAGAGCTACGTCCACGTCCGCAGCCCTGTGAACGCCCAGAACCTGGCCCGCTTCCGGAGCCAGTCCCCCTTCCAGCACCCTGCCCAAGCCCAGAGCCATGTGTGGAGCCTAGGCGCTATCCCAGCCCGTGCTTGGGCTCAAATCCAATTCCATACCCAGAAGACCTAGGCTGCTGTGAGTCCAGTCCATGCCGCCTGGACACAGAGGCCCCCAGCTGTGGCCCAGCTGGTTATGATCAGTGGCGAGAGAGTGGTGCTGGCTGTGGATCTTGTGATGTGTTTCCAGAGCCGTGGGGTCTGGGTGGTGGTGGAGACCAAAGAGGCACTTATGCTGGAGTGAAAGGTGGGGCACCTGCTGGAGCAAAGGGTTCCTATTTTTAAAGGAAGCGTGCCTGAGATGTTCCTGTCTCCTGCCCTGAAAACGTTGCTCCTCCTTTCCTAGGAGCCACAATTTCCAATACGTGCTTGTTTGCATCTCTCCAAAGACATTCAGAGGCTCCCTGCTGCCGAGGTGATGTCCAAACTCCTTTGCATGTCATCTCAGGATCCACACCTGGATATCAGACACCTCTCCAGTCTGACTCCTCCTCTGTACACAGTTCTAGCCAGACCAGTCTGGCCACCGGGCACATCTTGGGTGTTCCTCAGGACATACCTTAGGTGTCTCTGCCTCCAAGCCTCTGCTCATTCTTTcccacctgcctgaaccacttcTCTGCTACTCCCAGCATCTGAAACCCAATCCATCTTTCAAGATCTCTTCCTTGGAGCCTCTTTTGCTTGCTCCTACCCACAGAAGCCTGTGCTGACTTCCTAGAACTCATTGCCTTGTCCACACCACCCATTTGGCAACTGCTTTGCAACATgtcttgaattattttttcacttttcaggTGTGTCTGTCTGACCTTCCCAACTAGGTTGTAAACTCCCATTTGAGAGGAGCCTGAATATTCCTTAAGTCCATGCTTCTCTTGGGGCAGGCAGCTGCTCCGCAAGTCTTGCGAGTTTGCAGCTTGAGCTGTCCTGATGGTCAACCCCAGGACTGGGCACAAGAGGAGACCATGCAACAATAAAGATGATGATACCCTCATAGCCTGTGTCCTGCATACTGCCTTTGTGTTACTCCTTCCTGACTCTCGGgatgagcttttatttttttattcattatttttcttcttgggtTTATTGCACCTGTGGCTAAGCTTTCCTTAGAAAGACCAGGTGTGCTACTTTGTGGGTTTTCTATCTCCTGTCAGTGTCCCCGGCCCCTGATGGGAAAGGATGAATGAAAAGGCGTGAGTATGAGGAGAAGGGAAGATAACTCTTGCTCCTCAATCTAAGGATAATGGTCTTCAGGCCTGGGTTGGGCAGGTCATCCAGCTCTGGGGCTGTAGTCACAGCCATGTGACCTCTGCGGtgtcaggggaggggagagggagtctGTGGGGACTCTCTGAGATACTCTGCACAGGATGCactcttctttctttcagaataaaccatttgcactttttttttgaCACAATAGAAAAAGAAGCATCTGAGGCTGACTCTGCATTCCTTCATTGCTCCCAAATCTCGTTAGTCATGGGTGGTCTTGGCAGCATGAAGGTGGGGCTTGGAGAGGCGGAATAGCCAGGATCTGGCTGGAGAATGAGTGTTCCTGAGGAGAGCCTTtccccagagggagaaagtgccCTGAGGCAAGCAGGGTCCATGGAGGCTGAAAGGGCTACTTCTGGGAGGATAGCAGGGTCAGCTCTGGCCTGGGCCCCTGGAGGTCTGATCCAGTGCCATATTGCAGAGGGCCCCGCAGCTCCAGCTCCATCGTAGGACACCACAGAATCAGGGTCTGGCTCTAAGTATGTCTTTCCTCTGCCCCAGGGATCTAGTCCTGCAATGTCAGTGGTGGAGACCCAAGAGGTAAAATCCTAGGTTATATAAAGGAAAACTGAGACTTTTTATGtgaaatccattcattcatttatttattgacaaATGTTCATTGCTTACCTGCTAGGAAGGCACTGGTAAAAGGGACAGACATAATCCTTGTTTGCTCCCAGAGATCTTATATCCTAGCACGTTCTCAAAGTGTGGtatctggaccagcagcatcagcatcacctgggacctCGCGAGAAATGCAGTACatcaccccagacccactgaagcagagactCTGGGAGTGAGGCCCTGAAAGCTGTGTTTTAACCAGCCCTCCAGGTGTTTCTGATGTTCGATAATCTTTGGTTGTTACTAGTTTAGTTAAATATcttatgaatattaaatataaaatatgaatatgtatatgaatatgtgtgtttgtgattatatatatatctcctctaATATCCACAATTGCCCGTCACACAGGCATTAGTATCTTGCCCTTTCTCAGAGTTGGAAACCTAAGCACACAGGATTTATGTGACTTGCGTAAGATTTACAGCCAGACTTGATTTTAAGCCTACACTCTTTTCTGCTATACATGGCACCTTTCGTCTCAGTCACAGTCCCTACCTCTTCCAGAGATCTCTTCTGTATCAACCAGTCATTTTTCTAATACAATTTTGGAGTTATCTCATTTATTAAACAGATTATTTTCCTCAGTTCCACATTTACCCTTCTTTTACAATCCAGGCTGCCCTAGGACTGCATCTGCTCTGTGGCACATGCCCCCAGGGGCCTGGCAGGGCCTAGTGGCTCCCACAGGACATCCTTAGGTTTCCATTGCCCAGGACCCTGGGTGGGCGTGAGAAGGCAGAATGAGGAGAGGCTTAGAAGCTCCAGAAAGGGGATT encodes the following:
- the KPRP gene encoding keratinocyte proline-rich protein isoform X1, with translation MGILLSSAASCAGHWSRPPACIRTMCDQQQIQCCLPLPNCCAKGSFFCPSQAPCAKSQLVVQVPCEVQIVECPAPCPAQVSQVKCQAPRQSKTLQVKSQAPCQSETKQVKSQAPCQSETTQVKCQAPCQSEVSYVQCEAPCPVETCYVECPPVCYTETYLECPIQTYIPCLVPQPAQTYIESPPVCQIEGFSTQGPYQGSYSSSAPQRQSRAAFSAYAPQYQIQDSYRSFTAQRRSQSTGRCLPPRQLQPSYRSCSPPRRSEPHYSSCLPSRRSSGSYNYCTPPRRSEPIYNSDCSRGPSSGGSQRCGPKCRIEISSPRCPKQVPPQKCSVQIPPIRRCSESCASRPSWGTSCPDLRPRVEPHPLPSFRPPRRLDQCPEPSLPRCPLPVPRPYPRPEPCISPEPRPCPPPRQLSEPYLCPEPRPAPRHRPGQCELPELRPRPQPCERPEPGPLPEPVPLPAPCPSPEPCVEPRRYPSPCLGSNPIPYPEDLGCCESSPCRLDTEAPSCGPAGYDQWRESGAGCGSCDVFPEPWGLGGGGDQRGTYAGVKGGAPAGAKGSYF
- the KPRP gene encoding keratinocyte proline-rich protein isoform X2; this encodes MCDQQQIQCCLPLPNCCAKGSFFCPSQAPCAKSQLVVQVPCEVQIVECPAPCPAQVSQVKCQAPRQSKTLQVKSQAPCQSETKQVKSQAPCQSETTQVKCQAPCQSEVSYVQCEAPCPVETCYVECPPVCYTETYLECPIQTYIPCLVPQPAQTYIESPPVCQIEGFSTQGPYQGSYSSSAPQRQSRAAFSAYAPQYQIQDSYRSFTAQRRSQSTGRCLPPRQLQPSYRSCSPPRRSEPHYSSCLPSRRSSGSYNYCTPPRRSEPIYNSDCSRGPSSGGSQRCGPKCRIEISSPRCPKQVPPQKCSVQIPPIRRCSESCASRPSWGTSCPDLRPRVEPHPLPSFRPPRRLDQCPEPSLPRCPLPVPRPYPRPEPCISPEPRPCPPPRQLSEPYLCPEPRPAPRHRPGQCELPELRPRPQPCERPEPGPLPEPVPLPAPCPSPEPCVEPRRYPSPCLGSNPIPYPEDLGCCESSPCRLDTEAPSCGPAGYDQWRESGAGCGSCDVFPEPWGLGGGGDQRGTYAGVKGGAPAGAKGSYF